In Antennarius striatus isolate MH-2024 chromosome 8, ASM4005453v1, whole genome shotgun sequence, a single window of DNA contains:
- the LOC137600335 gene encoding uncharacterized protein yields the protein MFCRRAWQRVGPLAWRAFTPTCRSAPVRHLGFGVPGSSSNMAYVLLCGGGLTAAAVYAYKTVSGDSERKEEGLTNVSLTVKAPEVMTPEAAAPATEEAAPAVEPAPVVEAVSSVEDAAPAIEVISESVLAPLAPAAVAPVDEVEALPTEVVAECVPTSSEPAEVPVEEVTPAVEVVIAPEEPALETIVETVAEAVASDAAAEPVTEGAAPPAASEEAPAVALTAESAGTTAVDEVPLSPPAEVEAVPAAEMAA from the exons ATGTTCTGCAGACGCGCATGGCAGAGAGTCGGGCCGCTGGCATGGAGAGCTTTCACACCGACGTGCAGAAGCG CTCCAGTGAGACACTTGGGATTCGGAGTACCTGGCAGTTCCTCCAACATGGCGTATGTCCTTCTGTGTGGAGGAGGCCTCACTGCCGCCGCCGTCTAT gcCTACAAAACTGTCAGTGGTGATAGCGAGCGCAAAGAGGAAGGACTCACCAACGTTTCCTTGACAGTAAAGG CACCAGAAGTGATGACACCAGAAGCAGCCGCTCCTGCAACCGAAGAAGCAGCTCCTGCTGTGGAACCTGCCCCAGTGGTGGAGGCAGTGTCATCAGTCGAAGATGCGGCTCCAGCCATCGAAGTCATTTCCGAGTCTGTCCTTGCTCCTTTAGCACCAGCAGCAGTGGCACCAGTGGATGAGGTGGAAGCACTGCCTACCGAAGTCGTAGCTGAGTGTGTTCCTACTTCGTCGGAGCCCGCAGAAGTACCAGTGGAGGAGGTGACACCAGCTGTCGAGGTTGTCATTGCTCCTGAAGAACCTGCGTTGGAGACAATCGTGGAAACTGTTGCAGAAGCTGTGGCCTCTGATGCTGCAGCTGAGCCGGTCACAGAAGGAGCTGCGCCACCTGCTGCTTCAGAGGAGGCACCAGCAGTGGCCCTCACCGCGGAAAGCGCTGGTACGACAGCAGTAGATGAAGTCCCTCTTTCTCCCCCCGCTGAGGTCGAGGCTGTCCCTGCTGCAGAGATGGCGGCGTAG